In Massilia antarctica, the following are encoded in one genomic region:
- a CDS encoding SOS response-associated peptidase: protein MCGRLDQNHTAIDYVAAMHWRGGAPRVASQAAPSYNAPPGTWRPLMRIVDGQLVLADAFWGYRASWAADKLPISINARLEKLGNRYWMPLLKAGRAIVPADGWYEWTGEKGRKQPWHIHLKTREPLFIAAIGACASARAQAAESGFAIVTADAEGGMVDVHDRRPIVFSAEDAALWLDPDLSAQQAEQLARSVALGPDAFEWHPVPKEVGRAGNDGPHLAAQLDLLA from the coding sequence ATGTGCGGACGTCTCGATCAAAACCATACCGCCATTGACTACGTGGCGGCGATGCACTGGCGCGGCGGCGCGCCGCGCGTCGCCAGCCAGGCCGCGCCCAGCTACAACGCGCCGCCCGGCACCTGGCGCCCGCTGATGCGCATCGTCGACGGCCAGCTGGTCCTCGCGGATGCCTTTTGGGGCTACCGCGCCTCCTGGGCCGCGGACAAGCTGCCCATCTCCATCAATGCGCGTCTCGAAAAACTCGGCAACCGTTACTGGATGCCCCTGCTCAAGGCCGGCCGCGCCATCGTGCCGGCCGACGGCTGGTACGAATGGACCGGCGAAAAGGGCCGCAAGCAACCCTGGCACATCCACCTCAAGACGCGCGAGCCACTGTTCATCGCGGCCATCGGCGCCTGCGCCAGCGCGCGCGCGCAGGCCGCCGAGTCGGGCTTCGCGATCGTCACCGCCGATGCCGAGGGCGGCATGGTCGATGTGCACGACCGCCGTCCCATCGTCTTCAGCGCCGAGGATGCCGCCCTGTGGCTGGACCCGGACTTGTCCGCCCAGCAGGCCGAACAGCTGGCACGCTCGGTCGCGCTCGGCCCCGATGCGTTCGAATGGCATCCGGTCCCCAAGGAGGTGGGCCGGGCCGGCAACGATGGTCCGCATTTGGCGGCCCAGCTCGACCTGCTGGCCTGA
- a CDS encoding Ppx/GppA phosphatase family protein: MYAAVDLGSNSFRLHIGKHDGDAIRVLKSVREPIRLAAGLDAKGNLTEAAMQSALACLRNFQAVLAAHKFDPRLDAVRVVATSTLRVARNGAAFLPAAEQAIGYPIEIISGEEEGRLIYMGVASTLTDPSERRLVIDIGGGSTEIILGQGPEIERVESFSIGTVKQSLSFFVGGRIDSVSFEAAILSARSHFEDAAPPYHPQFWKQAYGSSGTIRAIADIIAKNNLGDGKLSAAGLDALKLRFIAFGQVARIDMPGLRPERASTIIGGLAILIALVRELDIGVMQPVEAGLRMGVMWDLYLRSMQRDRREESVVALARKFHVDDERAGRVAALAGAMYAQLKPAGDGCAKLLRWSALLHEMGMVVSQTGYHKHAAYMIENADLPGFTTREQRIMGKMILAQKGNLRKVADSLADPDFAKAVLALRVAILLMHARIDADADELKLRMKNRIDLEIRREWVGSHPTVSYWIEKEQEWWDEVGIDFSVRKVA, encoded by the coding sequence ATGTACGCTGCCGTAGATTTAGGTTCCAATAGTTTTCGCCTGCATATCGGCAAGCACGATGGCGATGCGATCCGGGTACTGAAAAGCGTGCGCGAGCCGATCCGCCTCGCCGCCGGGCTCGACGCCAAGGGCAATCTGACCGAGGCGGCCATGCAGTCGGCCCTTGCCTGCCTGCGCAATTTCCAGGCGGTGCTCGCGGCCCACAAGTTCGACCCGCGCCTTGACGCGGTGAGGGTGGTGGCCACCTCCACCCTGCGCGTGGCGCGCAACGGCGCCGCTTTCCTGCCGGCCGCCGAGCAAGCCATCGGCTATCCGATCGAAATCATCTCGGGCGAGGAAGAGGGGCGCCTGATCTACATGGGCGTGGCCAGTACGCTCACCGACCCGTCCGAGCGGCGCCTGGTGATCGATATCGGCGGCGGCTCCACCGAAATCATTCTCGGGCAGGGCCCGGAGATCGAGCGGGTCGAGTCGTTCAGCATTGGCACGGTCAAGCAAAGCCTGTCGTTTTTCGTCGGCGGGCGGATCGATTCGGTCTCGTTCGAGGCGGCCATCCTGTCGGCGCGCAGCCACTTCGAAGATGCCGCGCCACCCTACCATCCGCAGTTCTGGAAGCAGGCCTACGGCTCCTCGGGCACGATCCGGGCGATCGCCGACATCATCGCCAAGAACAATCTGGGCGACGGCAAACTGTCCGCCGCCGGACTCGATGCGCTCAAGCTGCGCTTCATCGCCTTCGGCCAGGTGGCGCGCATCGACATGCCTGGCCTGCGTCCGGAGCGCGCCAGCACCATCATCGGCGGGCTGGCGATCCTGATCGCGCTGGTGCGCGAACTCGATATCGGGGTCATGCAGCCGGTCGAGGCGGGCCTGCGCATGGGCGTCATGTGGGACCTGTACCTGCGCTCGATGCAGCGCGACCGGCGCGAGGAATCGGTGGTGGCGCTGGCGCGCAAATTCCATGTCGACGACGAACGCGCAGGGCGGGTGGCGGCGCTGGCCGGCGCCATGTACGCCCAACTCAAGCCGGCCGGCGACGGCTGCGCCAAGCTGCTGCGCTGGAGCGCGCTGCTGCACGAAATGGGCATGGTGGTGTCGCAGACCGGCTACCACAAGCATGCCGCCTACATGATCGAGAACGCCGACCTGCCCGGGTTCACCACGCGCGAGCAGCGCATCATGGGCAAGATGATCCTGGCGCAGAAGGGTAACCTGCGCAAGGTGGCCGATTCGCTGGCCGACCCGGACTTCGCCAAGGCGGTGCTGGCGCTGCGCGTGGCGATCCTGCTGATGCACGCGCGCATCGACGCCGACGCCGATGAACTCAAGCTGCGCATGAAGAACCGCATCGACCTCGAGATCCGGCGCGAGTGGGTGGGCAGCCACCCGACCGTGTCGTACTGGATCGAAAAAGAGCAGGAATGGTGGGACGAGGTGGGCATCGATTTCAGCGTGCGCAAGGTGGCGTAG
- a CDS encoding fused MFS/spermidine synthase codes for MPPLTNQSPPPPPAPACERGPACGAPLVHTRGDRRTLEFSPGDVQSEMRLSRPEALVLAYCRAIMCFALFVPRPRAIVMVGLGGGSLAKFCYRHFPQARITVIELRADVIALREQFCVPPDGPRFKVVHADAVDWLAAAPACADVLVIDGFDSAGLPPALGTARFYGDCRAALRDGGVLVANIFSYDPRYAGMLARLRLMFNERVCWFERNAGNNCILFAVKAPARLDPTRPLPRALRLQRWVARRQGLGSSLLNRLLARAVVAWLQHPFKPSK; via the coding sequence ATGCCGCCACTGACCAACCAATCGCCTCCGCCGCCGCCCGCGCCCGCGTGCGAGCGCGGCCCGGCCTGCGGCGCGCCCCTGGTGCACACCCGCGGCGACCGCCGCACCCTGGAATTTTCGCCGGGCGACGTGCAATCCGAAATGCGCCTGTCGCGCCCGGAGGCGCTGGTCCTTGCCTATTGCCGCGCAATCATGTGCTTCGCCCTGTTCGTGCCGCGCCCGCGCGCCATCGTCATGGTCGGGCTGGGCGGCGGCTCCCTGGCCAAATTCTGCTACCGCCATTTTCCGCAGGCGCGCATCACCGTGATCGAACTGCGCGCCGACGTGATCGCCCTGCGCGAGCAATTCTGCGTGCCGCCCGATGGCCCGCGTTTCAAGGTGGTGCATGCCGACGCGGTCGACTGGCTGGCCGCCGCGCCCGCCTGCGCCGACGTGCTGGTGATCGACGGCTTCGACAGCGCCGGCCTGCCGCCGGCGCTGGGCACGGCCCGCTTCTACGGCGACTGCCGCGCCGCCCTGCGCGATGGCGGCGTGCTGGTGGCCAATATCTTCAGCTACGACCCGCGCTACGCCGGCATGCTGGCGCGCCTGCGCCTGATGTTCAACGAGCGCGTGTGCTGGTTCGAGCGCAACGCCGGCAACAACTGCATCCTGTTCGCCGTCAAGGCCCCGGCACGGCTCGACCCCACCCGGCCGCTGCCGCGCGCCCTGCGCCTGCAGCGCTGGGTGGCACGGCGCCAGGGCCTGGGCAGCAGCCTGCTCAATCGCCTGCTGGCGCGCGCCGTCGTGGCTTGGCTGCAACATCCATTCAAGCCATCCAAATGA
- a CDS encoding ATP-binding protein gives MTQAPDGYTVIDTLRADEQLVLLRALRDADRLPVLLLAAHGAAPHGTALLEHEYALRELLDGAWAATPLALLHAPAGPVLVLADSGGAPLDLRASPLDLPDFLSQAAAITLAVSYAHHSRLVHRDLAAHHILFDPATAGVRLTGFGMATPLGGPDDPQADLYRLGLILYHMLCGAAAQVGESGAPEPLAPHRRRPGVDRICSSIVARLLAADPGQRYQSAAGLYADLQHCRSMLEAQGRVEPFVLGCHDGALRVRIPGSLVGRAPQLALLDDALRHAAAGGAPQLVLVSGRAGTGKSALVAALRRSDTALGATIIAGKFDQRQRDIPYATLAQAFQGLVRERLREEPAALAAWRADLHDALGPNARLMLDLIPELALVIGEHASPPPLAPPEAQSRFDGVFRRFLQACRRPGTALLLCLDDVQWIDSASLKLLSHLLTHRGMDHMLAICAWRTREESGAHPMALPRDAMLASGAQVREVVLEALDRTQACELVAAALDCDTAEAAPLAALVFPKTAGNPFFTLQFLTRLGENRLLRFNDDAACWEWDAQAIQAREFSDNVVELMVARLGQLPGCTLDLVKLLACLGPDCGLDTIALVSGMSLLETDEYLWPAARLGLIVREPGNYRFAHDRVQEGAYSMIAASSLPERHLHIGRLLLENVAPAALDKHVFDIVHHLNRARAAMRDTAELRELARLNALAGTRARNAIAYDSARNYFSLAAALTPARAWKDDLDGTYAMYAALAECEYLCGHLERAGRLFELLVEQSRSRIDLARVALLRVAVYQLRERFDQAVSVALDALALFGVTFPATRAEIDWALREERAAIDARMAGRGIDMLREQPASTDPEVAIVTELLSDIGSPVFAVRPELYFLLAAKALNYTLTHGRTESSCMIYSRYAILLVSLGAVEDAFAFSALAIEQVQFNAPPSKRSGRLRFVHAAYIHPWRDPIAASVASLERAFASCERAGDLPHAGYSAHVATWNAFEAGLPLADVRRMAEHYQGFSRRHGNHALVRLLRGYEQLALTLMGEDGHGDDGAAGAIAVFGQGSFGAARARYLLMQQVLAFTFGRYDEALAASEAAAANLHFFLASLNETTHHFYHALAMTAVYRTASPARRRRLLEAVCDKHALLGGWAASCPVNFANRYLLVGAELARIDGNPAAAMRGYEAAIAAAMEGGFVQNAALACELAAACCRERGAVGEAVDYGRRALHAWDAWGAQAKVRDLLRRFPELALDA, from the coding sequence TTGACCCAGGCCCCCGACGGATACACCGTGATTGATACCTTGCGCGCGGACGAGCAGCTCGTCCTGCTGCGCGCGCTGCGCGATGCCGACCGCTTGCCGGTGCTGCTGCTGGCGGCGCACGGCGCGGCCCCCCATGGCACTGCGCTCCTGGAGCACGAATACGCCCTGCGCGAGCTGCTTGACGGCGCCTGGGCCGCCACGCCGCTGGCGTTGCTGCACGCCCCCGCGGGCCCGGTCCTGGTGCTGGCCGACAGCGGCGGCGCGCCGCTCGACCTGCGCGCCAGTCCCCTCGACCTGCCCGATTTCCTGTCGCAGGCCGCCGCGATCACCTTGGCAGTGTCGTATGCGCACCACAGTCGCCTGGTGCACCGCGACCTCGCCGCCCACCATATCCTGTTCGATCCGGCCACCGCCGGCGTGCGCCTGACCGGCTTCGGCATGGCCACGCCGCTGGGTGGCCCGGACGACCCCCAGGCCGACCTGTATCGCCTCGGCCTGATCCTGTATCACATGCTGTGCGGCGCCGCCGCGCAGGTCGGCGAATCGGGCGCGCCCGAGCCGCTGGCGCCGCATCGGCGCCGTCCCGGCGTGGACCGCATCTGTTCCTCCATCGTCGCGCGGCTGCTGGCCGCCGACCCGGGGCAGCGCTACCAGAGCGCGGCCGGGCTGTACGCCGACCTGCAGCACTGCCGCTCGATGCTCGAAGCGCAGGGCCGGGTCGAGCCCTTCGTGCTGGGCTGCCACGACGGCGCCCTGCGCGTGCGCATTCCAGGTTCCCTGGTGGGCCGCGCGCCGCAACTGGCGCTGCTGGACGATGCCCTGCGCCATGCGGCCGCCGGCGGCGCGCCGCAGCTGGTGCTGGTGTCGGGGCGCGCCGGCACCGGCAAGTCGGCCCTGGTGGCGGCGCTGCGCCGCTCCGACACGGCCCTGGGCGCTACCATCATCGCCGGCAAATTCGACCAGCGCCAGCGCGACATTCCCTACGCCACCCTGGCCCAGGCCTTCCAGGGGCTGGTACGCGAGCGCCTGCGCGAGGAGCCGGCCGCGCTGGCCGCGTGGCGCGCCGACCTGCACGACGCACTCGGACCCAACGCGCGCCTGATGCTCGACCTCATACCCGAGCTGGCGCTGGTGATCGGCGAGCACGCCAGCCCGCCGCCGCTGGCGCCGCCGGAAGCGCAGAGCCGTTTCGATGGCGTGTTCCGGCGCTTCCTGCAAGCCTGCCGCCGCCCCGGCACGGCGCTGCTGCTGTGCCTCGACGATGTCCAGTGGATCGATTCGGCCAGCCTGAAACTGCTGTCGCACCTGCTGACCCACCGCGGCATGGACCACATGCTGGCGATTTGCGCCTGGCGTACGCGCGAGGAGAGCGGCGCGCATCCGATGGCGCTGCCGCGCGACGCCATGCTGGCCAGCGGCGCCCAGGTGCGCGAGGTGGTGCTCGAAGCGCTCGACCGCACCCAGGCCTGCGAACTGGTGGCCGCGGCGCTCGATTGCGACACCGCCGAAGCGGCTCCGCTGGCCGCGCTGGTGTTTCCCAAGACGGCAGGCAATCCCTTTTTCACCTTGCAGTTCCTGACCCGGCTGGGCGAAAACCGCCTGCTGCGCTTTAACGACGACGCCGCGTGCTGGGAGTGGGATGCGCAAGCGATCCAGGCCAGGGAATTCTCCGACAACGTGGTCGAGCTGATGGTGGCGCGCCTGGGCCAGCTGCCCGGCTGCACCCTGGACCTGGTCAAGCTGCTGGCCTGCCTGGGACCGGACTGCGGACTCGATACGATCGCGCTGGTGTCGGGCATGTCGCTGCTGGAAACCGACGAATACCTGTGGCCGGCGGCGCGCCTCGGGCTGATCGTGCGCGAGCCGGGCAACTACCGCTTCGCCCACGACCGGGTGCAGGAAGGCGCGTACTCGATGATCGCGGCGTCCTCGCTGCCCGAGCGCCACTTGCATATCGGCCGCCTGCTGCTGGAAAACGTGGCGCCGGCGGCGCTCGACAAGCATGTGTTCGACATCGTGCATCACTTGAACCGCGCGCGCGCGGCCATGCGCGACACGGCCGAACTGCGCGAGCTGGCGCGCCTGAACGCGCTGGCCGGCACGCGCGCGCGCAACGCCATCGCCTACGATTCGGCGCGCAATTACTTTTCGCTGGCGGCCGCGCTCACGCCGGCGCGCGCCTGGAAAGATGATCTCGACGGCACCTACGCCATGTATGCGGCGCTGGCCGAATGCGAATACCTGTGCGGCCACCTGGAGCGCGCCGGGCGCCTGTTCGAGCTGCTGGTCGAGCAGTCCCGTTCGCGCATCGACCTGGCGCGCGTGGCGCTGCTGCGCGTGGCCGTGTACCAGCTGCGCGAGCGCTTCGACCAGGCGGTCTCGGTGGCCCTCGACGCGCTGGCCCTGTTCGGCGTGACCTTTCCCGCCACCCGCGCCGAAATCGACTGGGCCCTGCGCGAGGAACGCGCCGCCATCGACGCGCGCATGGCCGGGCGCGGCATCGACATGCTGCGCGAGCAGCCGGCCAGCACCGACCCGGAAGTGGCGATCGTCACCGAACTGCTGTCCGATATCGGTTCGCCCGTGTTCGCGGTGCGCCCGGAACTGTATTTCCTGCTGGCCGCCAAGGCGCTCAATTACACGCTCACGCACGGACGCACCGAATCGAGCTGCATGATTTATTCGCGCTACGCGATCCTGCTGGTGTCGCTGGGCGCGGTCGAGGATGCGTTTGCGTTTTCGGCGCTGGCCATCGAACAGGTGCAGTTCAACGCGCCGCCGTCCAAGCGCAGCGGGCGCCTGCGCTTCGTGCACGCGGCCTACATCCATCCGTGGCGCGACCCGATCGCCGCCAGCGTCGCGTCGCTGGAGCGCGCCTTTGCCAGCTGCGAGCGCGCCGGCGACTTGCCGCACGCCGGCTATTCGGCCCATGTCGCGACCTGGAATGCCTTCGAGGCCGGGCTGCCGCTGGCTGATGTGCGCCGGATGGCGGAGCACTACCAGGGCTTCTCGCGGCGCCATGGCAACCATGCGCTGGTGCGCCTGCTGCGCGGCTACGAGCAATTGGCGCTGACCCTGATGGGCGAGGACGGTCATGGCGACGACGGCGCGGCCGGCGCCATCGCCGTCTTCGGCCAGGGCAGTTTCGGCGCGGCGCGCGCGCGCTACCTGCTGATGCAGCAGGTGCTGGCATTTACCTTCGGGCGCTACGACGAGGCGCTGGCGGCGTCCGAAGCGGCGGCGGCCAACCTGCATTTTTTCCTCGCTTCGCTCAACGAGACCACCCACCACTTCTACCATGCGCTGGCGATGACGGCGGTGTACCGCACGGCGTCGCCGGCGCGCCGGCGCCGCCTGCTCGAAGCGGTGTGCGACAAGCACGCGCTGCTGGGCGGCTGGGCGGCGTCGTGCCCCGTCAATTTCGCCAACCGCTACCTGCTGGTGGGCGCCGAACTGGCGCGCATCGACGGCAATCCGGCGGCCGCCATGCGCGGCTACGAGGCGGCCATCGCGGCGGCCATGGAGGGCGGCTTCGTGCAGAATGCGGCGCTGGCCTGCGAACTGGCGGCGGCCTGCTGCCGCGAACGCGGGGCCGTCGGGGAAGCCGTCGACTACGGCCGGCGCGCGCTGCACGCCTGGGATGCCTGGGGTGCCCAGGCCAAGGTACGCGACTTGCTGCGGCGCTTTCCGGAGCTGGCGCTGGACGCCTGA
- a CDS encoding bifunctional diguanylate cyclase/phosphodiesterase, protein MLRRRLPFSLSVAAVLTLGGGLAATAILALAVARLEDDKHALAFQQRATVRVAAIRQGLDEAVEVVTVTNQLFATVYPVTRRQFHDFTQPLLQRYPFIQAFNFHRLVSGAEREAAEAELGQVVAGTRITEMGPQGRHPAPPRARYSVVDYLEPMQGNEAAFGLSVGINTQVMNALDQATASGRAAATGLLSLAQDKRPQGGFEVIMPVYRPGAALGSAEERRAALIGDTAAIIRARDLVDKILRGADLHADQGVHLAVYADAGTDPAHLVYASAGLAEAMREHAALGPVRRWTTSRHRERHSAALDVAGQPWTVVVSAAPRPFLHNHPGSVFTLAGGLLFTLLMAAFVQTLVQRSRRVQLLVDERTADLKLSNQRLFDDVQARRRTEAALQESELRFRQLVTMSSDWYWEQDAELRFVDITGGVSEKGGMAAGRLIGRTRWETVDGMQDSDWGKAHMAQLLAREAFTDLEYQTVDEHGDTRWFSINGQPVFDTGGVFRGYRGTGTDITARKLTEQRIQHIAQHDVLTGLPNRSLLQDRLSQAVVYSQRSERPAWILLIDLDRFKFVNDSMGHKAGDVVLMTVAARLRAALRDSDTVARLSGDEFVVILTEHDDQRLQADMVQRLMDAVAQPVPLGTKEFFVTCSIGVAIFPTDGTPADGLIEHADIAMYRAKKLGRNNYQFYTPAMNDEAQERVRIEGALRNALERNQFVLHYQPQVNLASGQIVGMEALIRWQHPELGVVAPNRFISVAEETGLIVPIGAWVMRTACAQNKAWQDAGLGMLRVAVNLSARQFGAPNLLADIGDVLASTGLAPALLEIELTESLFMSDVTLAVELLHSMKALGVNLSIDDFGTGYSSLSYLSRFPIDVLKIDRSFVSDITRDANDAAIVASIIALAHNLKLSVIAEGVETAEQLDYLRRHGCDEMQGYYFSRPLAAPAFEALLRERATMASVTSAVAAVQNAAAEV, encoded by the coding sequence ATGTTGCGTCGTCGCTTGCCGTTCTCGCTATCCGTCGCGGCGGTGCTCACGCTCGGAGGCGGCCTGGCCGCCACCGCGATACTGGCGCTGGCGGTGGCGCGGCTTGAAGACGACAAGCACGCGCTCGCCTTCCAGCAGCGCGCCACCGTGCGCGTGGCCGCCATCCGCCAGGGGCTCGACGAAGCGGTCGAAGTGGTGACCGTCACCAACCAGCTGTTTGCCACGGTGTACCCGGTCACGCGTCGGCAATTCCACGACTTCACCCAACCGCTGCTGCAGCGCTACCCCTTCATCCAGGCCTTCAACTTCCACCGGTTGGTCAGCGGCGCCGAGCGCGAGGCGGCCGAGGCCGAGCTGGGGCAAGTGGTGGCGGGCACCCGCATCACCGAAATGGGGCCGCAGGGGCGCCATCCGGCGCCGCCGCGCGCGCGCTACAGCGTGGTCGACTACCTGGAACCGATGCAAGGCAACGAAGCCGCCTTCGGCCTGTCCGTCGGCATCAATACGCAAGTCATGAATGCGCTCGACCAGGCCACCGCCAGCGGGCGCGCCGCCGCCACCGGCCTGCTCAGCCTGGCGCAAGACAAGCGCCCGCAAGGCGGCTTCGAAGTCATCATGCCGGTGTACCGGCCCGGCGCCGCGCTCGGCAGCGCCGAGGAACGGCGCGCCGCCCTGATCGGCGACACCGCCGCCATCATCCGCGCGCGCGACCTGGTCGACAAGATCCTGCGCGGCGCCGACCTGCACGCCGACCAGGGCGTGCACCTGGCAGTCTACGCCGATGCCGGCACCGACCCGGCGCACCTGGTCTATGCCAGCGCCGGGCTGGCGGAGGCCATGCGCGAGCACGCCGCCCTCGGCCCCGTGCGCCGCTGGACCACCTCGCGCCACCGCGAACGCCACAGCGCCGCGCTCGACGTGGCCGGCCAGCCCTGGACCGTGGTGGTCAGCGCCGCCCCGCGTCCGTTCTTGCACAACCATCCCGGCTCGGTGTTCACCCTGGCCGGCGGCTTGCTGTTTACCTTGCTGATGGCCGCCTTCGTGCAAACCCTGGTGCAGCGCTCGCGCCGGGTCCAGCTGCTGGTCGACGAACGCACCGCCGACCTGAAACTGTCGAACCAGCGCCTGTTCGACGATGTGCAGGCGCGCCGCCGCACCGAAGCGGCGCTGCAGGAAAGCGAACTGCGCTTCCGCCAGCTGGTCACCATGTCGTCCGACTGGTACTGGGAACAGGACGCCGAGCTGCGCTTTGTGGACATCACCGGCGGGGTCAGCGAAAAAGGCGGGATGGCGGCCGGACGGCTGATCGGACGCACGCGCTGGGAAACCGTGGACGGCATGCAGGACAGCGACTGGGGCAAGGCCCACATGGCGCAACTGCTGGCACGCGAAGCGTTCACCGACCTCGAATACCAGACCGTGGACGAACACGGCGACACACGCTGGTTCAGCATCAACGGCCAACCGGTGTTCGATACGGGCGGCGTGTTCCGCGGCTACCGCGGCACCGGCACCGACATCACCGCCCGCAAGCTGACCGAGCAGCGCATCCAGCACATCGCCCAGCACGACGTGCTCACCGGCCTGCCCAACCGCAGCCTGCTGCAGGACCGCCTGAGCCAGGCGGTGGTGTATTCGCAGCGCAGCGAACGGCCGGCGTGGATCCTGCTGATCGACCTCGACCGATTCAAGTTCGTCAACGACAGCATGGGCCACAAGGCAGGCGACGTGGTCTTGATGACGGTAGCGGCGCGCCTGCGCGCGGCCCTGCGCGACAGCGACACCGTGGCGCGCCTGTCGGGCGACGAATTCGTGGTCATCCTCACCGAACACGACGACCAGCGCCTGCAGGCCGACATGGTACAGCGCCTGATGGACGCGGTGGCGCAGCCGGTGCCGCTCGGGACCAAGGAATTTTTCGTCACCTGCAGCATCGGCGTGGCCATCTTCCCCACCGACGGCACCCCGGCCGACGGCCTGATCGAACACGCCGACATTGCCATGTACCGCGCCAAGAAACTGGGCCGCAACAACTACCAGTTCTACACCCCGGCCATGAACGACGAAGCCCAGGAGCGGGTACGCATCGAAGGCGCGCTGCGCAACGCCCTGGAACGCAATCAATTCGTGCTGCACTACCAGCCCCAGGTCAACCTGGCCAGCGGCCAGATCGTCGGCATGGAAGCGCTGATCCGCTGGCAGCATCCGGAACTGGGGGTGGTGGCGCCGAACCGCTTCATCTCGGTGGCCGAGGAAACCGGGCTGATCGTGCCGATCGGCGCCTGGGTGATGCGCACCGCCTGCGCCCAGAACAAAGCCTGGCAGGACGCCGGGCTGGGCATGCTGAGGGTGGCCGTGAACCTGTCGGCGCGCCAGTTCGGCGCCCCCAACCTGCTGGCCGACATCGGCGACGTACTGGCCAGCACCGGGCTCGCGCCCGCGCTGCTCGAGATCGAACTGACCGAAAGCCTGTTCATGAGCGACGTCACCCTGGCGGTCGAACTGCTGCACAGCATGAAGGCGCTTGGCGTGAACCTGTCGATCGACGACTTCGGCACCGGCTATTCGAGCCTGTCCTACCTGTCGCGCTTTCCGATCGACGTGCTCAAGATCGACCGCTCGTTCGTCTCCGACATCACGCGCGACGCCAACGATGCGGCGATCGTGGCATCGATCATCGCGCTGGCGCACAACCTGAAGCTGTCGGTGATCGCCGAAGGCGTGGAGACGGCCGAGCAGCTCGACTACCTGCGGCGCCATGGCTGCGACGAAATGCAGGGCTACTACTTCAGCCGGCCGCTGGCGGCGCCCGCCTTCGAAGCGCTGTTGCGCGAGCGCGCCACCATGGCGTCGGTGACATCGGCGGTGGCGGCTGTGCAGAATGCGGCGGCCGAAGTGTAA
- a CDS encoding GGDEF domain-containing protein, whose product MDITTMLFALALGNLSLAAALFFYEYERGKSLSWSTWAIAKQCQAVAWLLLYFNASGVVPDAVSIPAGYAVLFAGVGLEAGALWEAAGRLAWRRVAYPVIGVSVALFLACYVIDEAGMRVVAGALILGGLHLASAAALARGWRAGTMLHRFLVIAIASLALLVAARGILVLTMPGGWGWLSKGLLQVLTSGALYLLMLFNGYGFLLLAREQQRRELERLALVDGLTELPNRRSFFAALAPWMALARRPGQPSALVMLDFDQFKRVNDSYGHPAGDTVLRSVAEVCKRQLRDSDQLGRLVGVEFALLLPRTGLDEALLVAERIRAAVEASPVKTERAMISMTASFGVTVIRPEDSTVSLFKRADEALRLAKQGGRNKVVAAPTGEAHGV is encoded by the coding sequence ATGGACATCACCACGATGTTGTTTGCGCTCGCGCTGGGCAACCTGAGCCTGGCGGCGGCGCTGTTTTTCTACGAATACGAGCGCGGCAAGTCGCTCAGCTGGTCGACCTGGGCCATCGCCAAGCAGTGCCAGGCGGTGGCGTGGCTGCTGTTGTATTTCAACGCCAGCGGCGTGGTGCCCGATGCGGTGTCGATCCCGGCCGGCTACGCGGTGTTGTTCGCCGGAGTCGGGCTGGAAGCGGGCGCGCTGTGGGAAGCGGCCGGGCGCCTGGCCTGGCGCCGCGTCGCCTATCCCGTCATCGGGGTGTCGGTGGCCCTGTTCCTGGCCTGCTACGTCATCGACGAAGCCGGCATGCGGGTGGTGGCCGGCGCGCTGATCCTGGGCGGCTTGCACCTGGCCAGCGCGGCGGCCCTGGCGCGCGGCTGGCGCGCCGGCACCATGCTGCACCGCTTCCTGGTGATCGCCATCGCTTCGCTGGCGCTGCTGGTGGCGGCGCGCGGCATCCTGGTGCTGACCATGCCCGGCGGCTGGGGCTGGCTGAGCAAGGGCTTGCTGCAGGTGCTGACCTCGGGCGCGCTGTACCTGTTGATGCTGTTCAACGGCTACGGCTTCCTGCTGCTGGCGCGCGAGCAGCAGCGCCGCGAACTGGAGCGCCTGGCCCTGGTCGACGGGCTGACCGAGCTGCCCAACCGGCGCAGCTTTTTCGCCGCCCTGGCGCCGTGGATGGCGCTGGCGCGCCGCCCGGGCCAGCCGAGCGCGCTGGTGATGCTCGATTTCGACCAGTTCAAGCGGGTCAACGACAGTTATGGCCATCCGGCCGGCGACACGGTGCTGCGCAGCGTGGCCGAGGTGTGCAAGCGCCAGTTGCGCGACAGCGACCAGCTGGGCCGCCTGGTGGGGGTGGAATTCGCCCTGCTGCTGCCGCGCACCGGCTTGGACGAGGCGCTGCTGGTGGCCGAGCGCATCCGCGCCGCGGTCGAGGCCAGTCCGGTCAAGACCGAACGGGCGATGATTTCGATGACGGCCAGTTTCGGCGTGACCGTGATCCGGCCGGAAGACAGCACGGTGAGCCTGTTCAAGCGCGCCGACGAGGCCCTGCGCCTGGCCAAGCAGGGCGGCCGTAACAAGGTGGTAGCCGCGCCCACCGGGGAAGCGCACGGCGTGTAA